In one Fodinicola acaciae genomic region, the following are encoded:
- a CDS encoding type II toxin-antitoxin system Phd/YefM family antitoxin: MAHEVPVTQARAEFADLVNRVVYGGERVVVTRHGKPLAALVSAADLARLEELDRQGDGQVVRLAGEQREQAPVRRHDIAAKHRPPGFR; the protein is encoded by the coding sequence ATGGCTCACGAAGTGCCGGTCACCCAAGCCAGAGCGGAGTTCGCCGACCTGGTCAACCGTGTCGTGTACGGCGGCGAGCGCGTGGTGGTGACCCGGCACGGCAAGCCACTGGCCGCGCTGGTGTCGGCCGCGGATCTGGCGCGGCTGGAGGAGCTCGACCGGCAAGGCGACGGTCAGGTCGTACGCCTCGCCGGCGAGCAACGAGAGCAGGCGCCGGTTCGTCGCCATGACATCGCGGCCAAACATCGGCCGCCGGGCTTCCGCTAG
- a CDS encoding class I SAM-dependent methyltransferase — MSTIPPSPQLRPHEQRQVAESFGNDADRYDRARPGYPPALVQQILDTSPGRDLLDVGCGTGIAARLFKAAGCRVTGVEPDERMAELARQTGLTVDVTKFEDWNPAGRAYDAVVAAQAWHWVDPVAGAAKAATALRPGGRLAVFWNAMQLPADLNEAVAAVYRQALPDQPMLHRGMPGPEVYQRGCVSAGEAVQKAGGFGEPEQWRFDWSRDYARAEWLDQVPTFGGFSLLPADKQEEILAGIGEAVGDGFTMAYATVAMSAVRIV; from the coding sequence ATGTCAACGATACCGCCGTCACCGCAGCTCAGGCCGCATGAGCAGCGACAGGTCGCCGAGTCCTTCGGCAACGATGCCGACCGCTATGACCGCGCTCGGCCAGGCTATCCGCCGGCTTTGGTCCAGCAGATCCTTGACACCAGTCCTGGTCGCGACCTTCTCGACGTGGGCTGCGGCACCGGCATCGCGGCGCGATTGTTCAAGGCCGCCGGCTGCCGGGTGACCGGTGTCGAACCGGACGAGCGAATGGCGGAGCTGGCTCGCCAGACCGGCCTCACGGTCGACGTGACGAAGTTCGAGGACTGGAACCCGGCCGGTCGCGCGTACGACGCTGTCGTCGCCGCACAGGCTTGGCACTGGGTCGATCCGGTCGCGGGCGCCGCGAAGGCGGCGACGGCGTTGCGGCCCGGCGGCCGGCTGGCCGTCTTCTGGAACGCCATGCAACTGCCGGCCGATCTCAACGAGGCGGTCGCTGCCGTCTATCGCCAGGCACTTCCGGACCAGCCGATGCTGCACCGCGGCATGCCTGGCCCGGAGGTCTACCAGCGCGGCTGCGTGTCGGCCGGCGAGGCCGTACAGAAGGCCGGCGGCTTCGGCGAGCCGGAGCAGTGGCGGTTTGACTGGAGCCGCGACTACGCGCGCGCGGAGTGGCTCGACCAAGTGCCGACTTTCGGCGGTTTCAGCCTGCTGCCTGCCGACAAGCAGGAGGAGATCCTCGCTGGGATCGGCGAGGCGGTCGGCGACGGCTTCACGATGGCGTACGCGACGGTGGCGATGTCGGCGGTGCGGATAGTGTGA
- a CDS encoding tetratricopeptide repeat protein, whose translation MLDRAQALADLGRHTEATTMLGDFLAVEPDHVPALCLLAYCHGENDDVPAMLDAASRACAADPQDEWAVRLRAVALTRSERPEEAIAAARAAARLAPESWASYTVLAVALFGLPWRRPAALAAARQAVRLAPYEPDTHVTRGVLQQALGMNHAARRNYRRALALDPQNVTAAVNLGRIAENTGRLSDAARIYTAAAATSPGTVDGATHVRRVLVQLASRAWLVGACTMFLLLFTVFPVMWVVAAAVVAGNAYWSYRTVRAFPPAIRPVAISWMRTDPPFLARAICTAIVLVTGIGVGIAAPLVPPGPAILPLLLAILIALPATAIAIAVVDRRRPDNVVFDLESPAATGGWGKFVLFRLFRLSCLFGFVLWFAAIAVDDWAVRAVLGALALVGFGFYYRWIMRRPARPVGLLWNRFPMPVPFVALAVLANLLFAVSMIVLPEPARPLLENLAVAPFVLVLFAIPAQIAWLLVRLVARIRR comes from the coding sequence ATGTTGGATCGCGCGCAGGCGCTCGCGGATCTCGGCCGCCACACCGAAGCGACCACCATGCTCGGCGACTTTCTCGCCGTGGAGCCGGATCACGTGCCGGCGCTGTGCCTGCTTGCCTATTGTCACGGCGAAAACGACGACGTGCCGGCGATGCTGGATGCCGCCTCCCGTGCCTGCGCGGCGGATCCGCAGGACGAATGGGCCGTACGGCTGCGCGCGGTCGCCCTGACCCGATCGGAACGGCCGGAGGAAGCGATCGCCGCCGCTCGCGCCGCCGCGCGGCTGGCACCGGAAAGCTGGGCCTCCTACACGGTGCTCGCGGTCGCGCTTTTTGGCTTGCCGTGGCGACGTCCGGCGGCGCTGGCGGCCGCGCGGCAGGCCGTACGCCTGGCGCCGTACGAGCCGGACACACATGTCACCAGAGGTGTGCTGCAGCAGGCGCTGGGGATGAACCACGCCGCCAGACGCAACTATCGACGCGCTTTGGCGTTGGACCCGCAGAATGTCACCGCCGCGGTGAATCTGGGCCGCATCGCGGAAAACACCGGCCGGCTCAGCGACGCCGCACGTATTTACACGGCGGCCGCGGCGACCTCACCTGGCACGGTCGACGGCGCCACGCACGTGCGCAGGGTGCTCGTCCAGCTCGCGTCCCGAGCGTGGCTGGTCGGCGCGTGCACGATGTTTCTGTTGCTCTTCACGGTTTTCCCGGTCATGTGGGTGGTTGCGGCGGCGGTCGTCGCCGGCAACGCGTATTGGTCCTATCGGACCGTACGCGCGTTCCCGCCGGCGATCCGGCCGGTGGCGATCAGCTGGATGCGCACGGATCCGCCGTTTCTCGCGCGTGCCATCTGCACGGCCATCGTGCTCGTCACCGGCATCGGCGTCGGCATCGCCGCTCCACTCGTGCCGCCGGGTCCGGCGATTTTGCCGCTGTTACTGGCAATCCTGATCGCGCTGCCGGCGACCGCGATCGCGATCGCCGTGGTCGACCGGCGCAGACCCGACAACGTGGTCTTCGACCTGGAGTCGCCGGCGGCCACCGGCGGCTGGGGCAAGTTTGTGTTGTTCCGGCTGTTCCGGCTGAGCTGTCTTTTCGGCTTCGTGCTGTGGTTTGCCGCGATCGCCGTCGACGACTGGGCCGTGCGTGCGGTTCTTGGCGCGCTGGCGCTGGTCGGCTTCGGCTTCTATTACCGCTGGATCATGCGCCGTCCGGCTCGGCCGGTCGGCCTGCTGTGGAACCGGTTTCCGATGCCGGTGCCGTTCGTCGCGCTGGCCGTGTTGGCCAACCTGCTGTTCGCCGTTTCGATGATCGTGCTGCCGGAACCAGCGCGACCATTGCTGGAAAACCTCGCGGTGGCGCCGTTTGTGTTGGTCCTTTTCGCCATCCCCGCGCAGATCGCCTGGCTGCTGGTCCGTCTGGTCGCGCGGATCCGCCGCTAG
- a CDS encoding amidase, whose amino-acid sequence MDAEEYQRYDAVGLARLVAGGEVSAAELLAAARERTSQVNAQINAIVRTIDVPDRPADPSRPFDGVPFLIKDLGQDYAGQPTSAGSRSLARRPAKEHATVVRRWLDAGLGIFGKTNTPEFGAKGITEPELFGPARNPWDLGRTPGGSSGGAAAAVAAGIVPVAGASDGGGSIRIPAACCGLFGLKVGRGLVPAGPLAGESLHGSAVNGVISRTVRDTAAMLDVIAGPEPTSPYSPHLPSGRFADEVEREPGRLKIGVYVPSAINPTPDPEAYAAVAVAAKLLDELGHEIVELPRAPYDDAVLAKDFLTTWFASVAWLVDTTRRDTGSGFELDTLLMAALGRATSGVDYLAALERRHDHVRRLAAFHADHDLLLTPTLATPPPRIGAFDMSAAEKAAAVTTLKLRVVPVLTKLGIVDRMITDNLGWVPYTQLANITGRPAMSVPLHWTAAGLPLGVQFVAPLDGEGTLLRLAAQLEEAKPWSDRRPEV is encoded by the coding sequence ATGGACGCCGAGGAATACCAGCGTTACGACGCGGTGGGGTTGGCGAGGCTGGTCGCCGGCGGCGAGGTGAGCGCCGCCGAGTTGCTGGCCGCCGCACGCGAACGCACGTCACAGGTCAACGCGCAGATCAACGCCATCGTACGCACCATCGACGTGCCGGACCGGCCAGCCGACCCGAGCCGGCCGTTTGACGGCGTACCGTTTCTGATCAAGGACCTCGGGCAGGACTACGCCGGACAGCCAACCAGCGCGGGTTCGCGCTCGCTGGCCCGCAGACCGGCGAAGGAACACGCGACGGTCGTACGGCGGTGGCTCGACGCCGGCTTGGGGATCTTCGGCAAGACCAACACGCCGGAGTTCGGCGCGAAGGGGATCACCGAGCCCGAGCTGTTCGGTCCGGCGCGCAATCCGTGGGATCTCGGCCGCACGCCCGGCGGCTCCAGCGGCGGCGCGGCCGCGGCGGTGGCGGCCGGGATCGTGCCGGTCGCCGGTGCCAGCGACGGTGGCGGCTCGATCCGCATCCCGGCGGCGTGCTGTGGCCTCTTCGGCCTGAAGGTCGGCCGTGGGCTGGTGCCGGCCGGACCGCTGGCCGGCGAGTCGCTGCACGGCTCGGCGGTCAACGGCGTGATCTCGCGGACCGTACGCGACACGGCCGCGATGCTCGACGTGATCGCCGGTCCGGAGCCGACCTCTCCGTACTCGCCGCACCTGCCGTCCGGCCGTTTCGCCGACGAGGTTGAGCGCGAGCCCGGGCGGCTGAAGATCGGCGTGTACGTGCCGAGTGCGATCAACCCGACCCCGGATCCCGAGGCGTACGCGGCCGTCGCCGTCGCCGCCAAGCTGCTCGACGAGCTTGGCCATGAGATCGTCGAGCTGCCGCGCGCGCCGTACGACGATGCCGTGCTGGCCAAGGACTTCCTCACGACCTGGTTCGCCTCGGTGGCCTGGCTGGTCGACACGACGCGGCGGGACACCGGCAGCGGCTTCGAGCTGGACACGCTGCTGATGGCCGCGCTCGGCCGCGCCACCAGCGGCGTCGACTACCTGGCCGCGCTGGAGCGGCGGCACGACCACGTACGCCGGCTGGCCGCCTTCCACGCCGACCACGACCTGCTGCTGACACCGACGCTCGCCACGCCACCACCGCGGATCGGCGCCTTCGACATGTCGGCTGCCGAGAAGGCGGCCGCGGTGACCACGCTCAAGCTGCGCGTCGTACCGGTGCTGACGAAGCTGGGGATCGTCGACCGGATGATCACCGACAACCTCGGCTGGGTGCCGTACACGCAGCTGGCCAACATCACCGGCCGCCCGGCGATGTCGGTGCCGCTGCACTGGACGGCCGCCGGCCTGCCGCTGGGCGTGCAGTTCGTCGCGCCGTTGGACGGGGAAGGCACGCTGCTGCGCCTCGCCGCTCAGCTGGAGGAGGCCAAGCCGTGGTCGGATCGCCGGCCGGAGGTTTGA
- a CDS encoding GNAT family N-acetyltransferase, whose protein sequence is MSTLRFQPVRPDDAVTLADWLRIHNLIIPTAVLSMDDMHQRVRRNHLTVAYRGDTAVGCSTVRPPADDTKAATVIARILPEHRRQGHGQQLYENALAEAYDLGADVIQTVVLASNEDGLRFAERRGFVEIDRYVLDGDTIPFIDLQLRPR, encoded by the coding sequence GTGTCCACGCTTCGCTTCCAACCGGTGCGCCCAGACGACGCCGTCACGCTGGCTGACTGGCTGCGCATCCACAACCTGATCATCCCGACGGCTGTGCTGTCGATGGACGACATGCACCAACGCGTGCGCCGCAACCACCTGACGGTCGCGTATCGCGGCGACACCGCGGTCGGCTGCTCGACCGTGCGTCCGCCTGCCGACGACACCAAAGCCGCGACCGTGATCGCGCGTATTCTTCCTGAGCACCGCCGGCAGGGGCATGGCCAGCAGCTGTACGAAAACGCGCTGGCCGAGGCGTACGACCTCGGCGCCGACGTCATCCAGACCGTCGTCCTCGCGTCCAACGAGGATGGCCTGCGGTTCGCCGAGCGACGCGGCTTCGTGGAGATCGACCGCTACGTACTCGACGGCGACACGATCCCCTTCATCGACCTCCAACTCCGGCCCAGATGA
- a CDS encoding MDR family MFS transporter gives MRTKLDPAALKLAGILIVGALAPLLDSTIVNVAIRTLGLELHASVSTIQWVTTGYLLALAAAVPITGWTVERFGAKRMWIAALVVFLAGSALSGLAWNAGSLIAFRVVQGIGGGLMLPILQTLLIRAADGRHIGRLMGIATLPALAGPILGPVVGGLIVGHLDWRWIFYVNLPLCALAIVLAWRGLPADEPRPRHRLDLPGLLLLSPALAALIYGLTAIGNDGDPLLGLAIGVVLLAGFVWRALRTDEPLVDLRLLRTRSFAASTGLLFLSGLAMFGPMLLLPLYYQQLRGLGVLAAGLMLAPQGLGSLLARGMGGLADRIGPRPVILAGLALTALGTLPYAFADQWTNVWLLAAALVIRGFGLSTANMAVMVGAFDGLDRDQIPHASSMTRIAQQVGGSFGTAVLAVLLQRQLAAYPAAAAFSHTFWWTLAFSGLAFVPALLLPRRAVAPELVRVR, from the coding sequence GTGAGGACCAAGCTCGACCCGGCCGCGTTGAAGCTCGCCGGCATCCTGATCGTCGGTGCGCTGGCGCCGCTGTTGGACAGCACGATCGTCAACGTCGCGATCCGTACGCTCGGACTCGAGCTGCATGCGTCGGTGTCGACGATCCAGTGGGTGACCACCGGATATCTGCTCGCGCTCGCGGCGGCCGTACCGATCACCGGCTGGACCGTGGAGCGGTTCGGCGCCAAGCGGATGTGGATCGCCGCGCTGGTCGTCTTCCTGGCCGGATCGGCGCTGAGCGGACTCGCCTGGAACGCCGGCTCGCTCATCGCCTTCCGCGTCGTACAAGGCATCGGCGGCGGCCTGATGCTGCCGATCCTGCAGACACTGCTGATCCGTGCCGCCGACGGCCGGCACATCGGCCGGTTGATGGGGATCGCCACGCTGCCGGCGCTGGCCGGTCCGATCCTCGGTCCGGTCGTCGGCGGCCTCATCGTCGGCCATCTCGACTGGCGGTGGATCTTCTACGTCAACCTGCCGCTGTGTGCGCTGGCCATCGTGCTCGCCTGGCGTGGCCTGCCGGCCGACGAGCCGCGGCCGCGGCATCGCCTCGACCTGCCGGGTCTGCTCCTGTTGTCGCCGGCGCTCGCTGCGCTGATCTACGGCCTGACCGCGATCGGCAACGATGGCGATCCGCTGCTCGGCCTGGCCATCGGTGTCGTCCTGCTCGCCGGCTTTGTCTGGCGGGCATTGCGTACCGACGAGCCGCTGGTCGACCTGCGGCTGCTGCGTACGCGCTCGTTCGCCGCCTCCACCGGCCTGCTTTTCCTGTCTGGCCTGGCGATGTTCGGACCGATGCTGCTGCTGCCGCTCTACTATCAGCAGCTGCGCGGCCTCGGCGTACTCGCCGCCGGCCTGATGCTCGCGCCGCAGGGTCTGGGCAGCCTGCTCGCGCGCGGCATGGGTGGCCTGGCCGACCGGATCGGTCCACGGCCGGTGATCCTGGCCGGCCTTGCGCTCACCGCCCTCGGCACGCTGCCCTATGCCTTCGCCGACCAGTGGACCAACGTCTGGCTGCTGGCCGCCGCGCTGGTCATCCGCGGCTTCGGCCTGAGCACTGCCAACATGGCGGTGATGGTCGGTGCCTTCGATGGCCTCGACCGCGACCAGATCCCGCATGCCAGCAGCATGACCCGGATCGCGCAACAGGTCGGCGGCTCGTTCGGCACGGCGGTGCTGGCCGTCCTGCTGCAGCGGCAGCTCGCCGCGTATCCGGCCGCGGCCGCGTTTTCGCACACCTTCTGGTGGACGCTGGCGTTCAGCGGGCTGGCCTTCGTGCCGGCGCTGCTGCTGCCTCGCCGCGCGGTCGCGCCGGAGCTCGTACGGGTGCGTTAG
- a CDS encoding TetR/AcrR family transcriptional regulator: protein MPTGVRIRDVREQLFDAAERVLLRDGPSGLTSRAVTTEAEVAKGVLHRHFADFDGFLAEFVLDRKDRMDAQAAVLRESAGTGTVVGNIADALDAVFRSVAVAIVPLVTFRDELRARLRTTWPAGVPVLTDATLMIEAYLAGERDLGRIAPDAEIDGLAPMLVGTGHLLYADRTGPSPEPETVRKAVASVLASVLR from the coding sequence GTGCCGACCGGCGTACGCATCCGCGACGTACGTGAGCAACTGTTCGACGCCGCCGAGCGGGTCCTGCTGCGCGACGGGCCAAGCGGCCTGACCAGCCGGGCGGTGACCACCGAGGCCGAGGTCGCCAAAGGCGTGCTGCATCGGCACTTCGCCGACTTCGATGGTTTCCTTGCCGAGTTCGTGCTGGACCGCAAGGACCGGATGGACGCTCAGGCGGCCGTCCTGCGCGAGTCGGCCGGCACCGGCACGGTCGTCGGCAACATCGCCGACGCGCTCGACGCTGTCTTCCGGTCGGTCGCGGTGGCGATCGTGCCGCTGGTGACCTTCCGCGACGAGCTGCGCGCGCGGCTGCGCACGACCTGGCCGGCCGGCGTGCCGGTGCTGACCGACGCCACGCTGATGATCGAGGCCTATCTGGCCGGTGAGCGCGACCTCGGCCGGATCGCGCCGGACGCCGAGATCGATGGCCTCGCGCCGATGCTGGTCGGCACCGGACACCTGCTCTACGCCGACCGGACCGGTCCGTCGCCGGAGCCGGAGACCGTACGGAAGGCCGTCGCCTCGGTGCTTGCTAGCGTCCTGCGGTAG
- a CDS encoding ClpP family protease: MPGRFLPSITESDGFGQRTIDPYSRLFKDRIVVVGGSLDDTAGNDVAVQLLHLDSDNPEHELAIYLNCPDGTVSAALAIYDTIQSLTCEVATVCLGEVGPTAALVLASGTPGKRKMLPSARAILREPAMEVNQGSAADLIRRADDLLRLRARLEDLFAQHTGRTVSTVHDDLSRQLTLDADGAVAYGIADLVLRTGA; the protein is encoded by the coding sequence ATGCCGGGACGTTTCCTGCCGTCGATCACCGAGTCGGACGGCTTTGGCCAACGCACGATCGATCCGTACTCACGACTGTTCAAAGACCGCATCGTCGTGGTCGGCGGCTCGCTGGACGACACCGCCGGCAACGACGTCGCCGTACAGCTGCTGCATCTGGACTCCGACAACCCCGAGCACGAGCTGGCGATCTACCTCAACTGTCCGGACGGCACGGTGTCGGCGGCGCTCGCCATCTATGACACGATCCAGTCGCTGACCTGCGAGGTCGCCACCGTGTGCCTCGGCGAGGTGGGTCCGACGGCCGCGTTGGTGCTGGCCAGCGGTACGCCAGGCAAGCGCAAGATGCTGCCGTCGGCGCGGGCGATCCTGCGCGAGCCGGCCATGGAGGTCAACCAGGGGTCGGCCGCCGACCTGATCCGCCGGGCCGACGACCTGCTCCGGCTGCGCGCCAGGCTGGAGGACCTGTTCGCGCAGCACACCGGTCGTACGGTCTCGACCGTCCACGACGACCTGAGCCGGCAGCTGACGCTCGACGCCGACGGGGCCGTCGCGTACGGCATCGCCGACCTGGTCCTGCGGACCGGCGCGTGA
- a CDS encoding class I SAM-dependent methyltransferase, with translation MTDQSRSFGAAAELYDQFRPGYPAEAIRWAIGDRPLRVMDLGAGTGILSRVVRALGHEVVAVEPDDRMRARLQEASPDVTALAGTAEEIPLPDECVDAVVAGQAYHWFDHMRAHPEIARVLRPGGVLAALWNDADLTVPWTVRLVAIIDNRDATEPGQAVDFGQWFGEVDRAEFRHEERMTPDNLVAMATTRSPYLVASADGREAIVTRIRELLAGPELAGRETFAMPHITRVRRAYAV, from the coding sequence ATGACGGATCAGTCGCGTTCTTTCGGTGCTGCTGCTGAGCTTTACGACCAGTTTCGGCCGGGCTATCCGGCCGAGGCGATCCGATGGGCGATTGGCGATCGACCCCTTCGGGTCATGGATCTCGGTGCCGGTACGGGCATCCTGAGCCGCGTCGTACGCGCGCTCGGACACGAGGTCGTCGCGGTCGAGCCGGACGACCGGATGCGTGCACGGCTGCAGGAGGCCAGCCCGGACGTCACCGCTTTGGCCGGCACGGCCGAGGAAATTCCGCTTCCTGACGAGTGCGTGGACGCGGTCGTGGCTGGCCAGGCGTATCACTGGTTTGACCACATGCGTGCACATCCGGAAATCGCGCGCGTGCTGCGACCAGGGGGAGTTTTGGCCGCATTGTGGAACGACGCCGACCTGACCGTGCCGTGGACCGTACGGCTGGTGGCGATCATCGACAACCGTGACGCCACCGAGCCTGGTCAGGCGGTCGACTTCGGCCAGTGGTTCGGCGAGGTGGACCGAGCGGAGTTTCGCCACGAGGAGCGGATGACGCCGGACAACCTGGTCGCGATGGCGACGACTCGCTCGCCGTATCTGGTCGCGTCCGCGGACGGTCGAGAGGCCATCGTCACGCGGATACGAGAGCTGCTGGCTGGTCCGGAGCTCGCCGGTCGGGAAACCTTCGCCATGCCGCACATCACCAGGGTGAGACGCGCCTACGCCGTGTAG
- a CDS encoding TetR/AcrR family transcriptional regulator, translated as MRNTERTRRRGTELEASIMDAAYEELAEVGYQRLTMEGVAARAHTGKQVLYRRWRNRAELVIAAIRHRTGSITDEVPDTGDLRADVLEVLRRMARRQRDLGPETIHGLMADAPDLSPEFLSPMNGVMTTILEQAAKRGEVDLAALPRRVITVPTDLLRHEMLLTRHPVAAETLTSIVDDVFLSLVRP; from the coding sequence GTGCGGAACACCGAGCGGACCCGCCGGCGCGGGACCGAGCTGGAGGCGTCGATCATGGACGCCGCGTACGAGGAGTTGGCCGAGGTCGGCTATCAGCGGCTCACCATGGAGGGGGTCGCGGCCCGTGCGCACACCGGCAAGCAGGTGCTTTATCGGCGCTGGCGCAATCGAGCCGAGCTGGTGATCGCCGCGATCCGCCACCGTACGGGCTCGATCACCGACGAGGTGCCCGACACCGGCGACCTGCGTGCCGACGTGCTGGAGGTGCTGCGGCGGATGGCGCGCCGGCAACGCGATCTCGGTCCGGAGACGATCCACGGCCTGATGGCCGACGCGCCGGACCTGAGTCCGGAGTTTCTGTCGCCGATGAACGGCGTGATGACCACGATCCTGGAACAGGCGGCAAAACGCGGCGAGGTGGACCTGGCCGCACTGCCGCGACGGGTGATCACGGTGCCGACCGACCTGCTGCGCCACGAAATGCTGCTGACGCGCCATCCGGTCGCCGCCGAGACACTGACCAGCATCGTCGACGACGTATTTCTGTCGCTGGTCCGCCCTTGA